The sequence aaatattgctacgtggagacctagggtaatTGCTCAGACAATCAGcagagcaatcattgcgcaatttgccgtctacactcgcaaatttcattgacgcaatcaaatttgacaattgcagcaataaatattggtaCGTGGAGACATAAGGTTACGTTCGCCTTGTACAAAATGGACAATTTTCGTGTCTGTTCAGTGctataaaaatcttaattttccatccctggtataaaatttataaagtagTAGCTAAAATAGAACGTTTTATAGCAACGCTGCTTAGGGACGCTGGTAAAATTAATGAAGAAACACAATTTCACACCACGGCATAGGAAACAATAATTGTAATTGcgaaaaaacagatttttttgcGATTTCAAGATTTAATTACCAATAAATTAATCAAGTTCTAACGTTATGTTTGTCGTTTTTTAAGTGTATAAAGCATTGacaaatatttggtttaaattGCGCGAATAATTTTACAGCATTTCGCCTCAAGTGCCGATTTTGTGTTCGGTTTTTCTGTTCGCATATTATATCTTTTCTGAGGCGAATAGAAGAAGCATAAAGCATACAGACTGTAGGTGAGTACATGTctggaataaaataaaaaatctatatttcattgagattaaaaaagtaaaaagctGTTCAAAAAGTAGTGAGTGATTTTTACTCTATATTCTGAATTAAATCGCAATTATATTTAACATCAGTGATGCATTTAACAAAATGAATGAACAAACGTTTTtcttcgtcaaatatttgtgtGTACTTGTATTTGTTGTGTGTTAACCCGAAAATGGAGGTTACTGCTGCTGCCGTTAACGTCATTGTGGCGAAATAAAgtagtatatttttatacaacaaaacacTTCACTTAAATGTCTGCCGGTAACAATTAATAAACTATAACTCTGCTTTTTATGCTTTTGTAGGAAAAGGCGCAATATTTTAATTGGAATCTGTTTGCTAAAAAAGATCAGCATCACACCCACGTGCACTTATTTCTGTAAAGAATACCGGGACAAAATTAACGCGGACAGTACAAGACGTCGACGAGAACGTTGCTTTTACTATAAGGCAATGGCGATGCTTTCAACAGATGAAGCCAGTAAATTGCTGGACTTCTCACAAAAGCTTGATATCAATCTTCTCGATCGCATAGTCGAGTGCTTATACACTTCCCAAGGTGAGCAGCTTCGTCTGGCCCAAGATATACTCACCACGCTCAAGGAGCATCCGGATGCATGGACGCGTGTTGATAGTATTTTGGAGTTTTCACAAAATCAACAGACTAAATATTACGCATTACAAATTCTGGAGGAGGTAATCAAAACACGCTGGAAAATTCTGCCTCGTAATCAGTGCgaaggtataaaaaaatatgtggtTGGTCTTATAATCAAAACCTCCTCGGATGCAGCTACTATGGAGGCGAACAAGGTGTATTTGAATAAGTTGAACATAATATTGGTGCAAATATTGAAGCGTGAGTGGCCACGCAACTGGGAAACATTTATTAGCGACATTGTTGGAGCTTCAAAGACAAATGAATCGTTATGCAAGAACAATATGATTATTCTTAAAAATCTAAGTGAAGAAGTTTTCGACTTCTCTCCTGGGCAAATAACACAAACTAAAGCGAAACATTTAAAGGACACTATGTGTTCCGAATTCTCGCAAATTTTTCAGCTATGCTCCTTTGTCCTCGAAAGTTCAATGAATGCCCCTCTTATACAGGTTACTCTCGAAACACTTTTACGTTTTCTCAATTGGATACCTCTCGGATACATTTTCGAGACAACATTAATTGAAACACTAATCTTTAAATTCCTTAGCGTTCCGATGTTTAGAAATGTAACTCTTAAATGTTTATCTGAAATCGCTGGTCTCACCGTTCCGGATTACAACGAAAATTTTGCAAATCTTTTTAAAGATACTATGACACAGCTGGATCAAATGATCAACCAAAATACTAGCATGAATCATATATATGCCAATGGCTGCGACAGCGAACAAGAGTTCGTTCAAAATTTGGCAATGTTCTTATGCACATTTCTTAAAGAACACGGCAAACTAGTTGAAGATGTTAAATATGTCGATTATTTGAACCAAGCATTACTTTACTTGGTAATGATATCTGAAGTTGAAGATGtcgaagtttttaaaatatgctTAGAGTACTGGAATAGTTTGGTAGAGGACTTGTATACCAGTGAATCTTTTGGAGGTGGCTCGAATGTTCATTTAGGTCAAACCCTGGCCAGACGCAATGCTGCTTTCCCACGACGTCGTTTCTATtccgaaatattgtcaaaagtTCGATATATAATGATATCACGCATGGCTAAACCAGAAGAAGTTCTTGTTGTTGAAAATGAAAATGGAGAAGTCGTTCGTGAATTCATGAAAGACACGAATGCcattaatttgtataaaaatatgcgCGAAGCACTTGTGTTCTTGACCCATTTGGATTATGGTGATACTGAACGAATAATGACAATGAAGCTCTTAAATCAGGTTAATGGTACAGAATTTTCATGGAAAAACTTGAATACGTTGTGCTGGGCTATCGGTTCCATATCAGGTAAATActgtatgattttttaaaattaattttattattttacatttttatttacattatattATTGGCAAAATGCAGTAATAGtagcaaggtgcatttaataaggtgtcaTAATGTGTATTGCTcgtaccatagagaatagaccaGTGTTGCTATTTTAGAAATGAAGAAAAGCGTCAAGTGTATagaaaaaacgggtaaaaagggTAAACAAATTACGAAAAATAGGGTAAAAAGCaccaagagaaaaaaaaatcaattttaacaaaaaattggtaaaaaaggTCAAATATGCACTCAAAACAAGGATAAAAAAGCAAaacactttaaatataaaaggctggtcaaaattttaattaaaatatttttttatctatatatataaaaatggatgtttgtatgagggtatgtatgtatgtatgtatgtatgtatgtatgtatgtatgtatgtatgtatgtatgtatgtatgtatgtatgtatgtatgtatgtatgtatgtatgtatgtatgtatgtatgtatgtatgtatgtatgtatgtatgtatgtatgtatgtatgtatgtatgtatgtatgtatgtatgtatgtatgtatgtatgtatgtatgtatgtatgtatgtatgtatgtatgtatgtatgtatgtatgtatgtatgtatgtatgtatgtatgtatgtatgtatgtatgtatgtatgtatgtatgtatgtatgtacacatctgctcaaaataatagatacaccaaaatttattttttaaaaacgaaaaaaataatggtatattgtaaaattataaaaaaaatttagtcgatttttatttatagttaaaaggagagtaaaaaacaaaaacaaaatatttcataattaataataaatattataaagtaaattaaatttcttaaatttcgaaaaatttggtgctcataataatagatacatttttaaaaattcttattaaacaaaagctaataaattttatcttaaaaaaattagtttattattaaagtaaagctagtatccagtatatccacctttgttttgtaaaactttctccactcttctgggcatactggatatcaagttctgacacttctccaatggaatctcgtaccatattttttgcgttttctcccataaatcgtctttatttttgaaaacttccttcgaaagccttatctttaattcactccacaagttttctattgggtttaaatcaggggattggctgggccagcttaaaacaggaacgttattctccaagaaccagtttttaactaatcttgaactatgttttgggtcgttgtcctgctggaatgtccatattaatggcatattttccgatgcattacgttttccaatatgtctctatacccactagcattcatggtatcttctattcggaatatcggaccaacaccattccatgaaaagcaaccccaaaccattatgtttcccccgccatgttttaccgtcttttttgtaaatttaacgtggaattcttttccttttggtcggcgtacatttctttcgcagtcgtttccaaacaaatttatttttgtttcgtcgctccataaaatatttctccattttttttcgccttcacacccggaccattgtaagtgctctttagcaaattctaatcttgtcttgatatttttttggcgcattagtggcacttttctggcaattcttcccggcaatttagcttgtaaaagacgacgacgaactgtttgtggactgatttcgttacatagctccgcagaaatagctttcgatgatatgaaagggtcttttttaaccataaggacgatccgcctatctgtttctggactggttttctttggtctaccgcgagtttctcttttttgttttttagataaagcattttggacaaaatgatCTTTAcattcctatgctctttgctatttcccgtaatgattttccttgatttctcatcgtttgaacaatttttttctcatcttcggtacaagatgatttcgtcccattttcttcaaaagagtcctattttttataaaattgttgctaaaatttaaattatacttactgtttcacgtaaataggaacaaaaaattgcacaaaaaaaaaattgtatataaacaaattacaaattactgatgtgtatctatttttatgagcaaataattttttgtaattcaaataaattcgtttttaaaaatcaacatgaaagcaaatagttgccagatttttgactgacatgacattgccagatagaaattttaataatatgatgtattcttaacgcttgcgaggaaattttcaatgttaccgccatttaaattttttccaattaggtgtatctattattttgagcagatgtgtatgtatgtatgtatgtatgtatgtatgtatgtatgtatgtatgtatgtatgtatgtatgtatgtatgtatgtatgtatgtatgtatgtatgtatgtatgtatgtatgtatgtatgtatgtatgtatgtatgtatgtatgtatgtatgtatgtatgtatgtatgtatgtatgtatgtatgtatgtatgtatgtatgtatgtatgtatgtatgtatgtatgtatgtatgtatgtatgtatgtatgtatgtatgtatgtatgtatgtatgtatgtatgtatgtatgtatgtatgtatgtatgtatgtatgtatgtatgtatgtatgtatgtatgtatgtatgtatgtatgtatgtatgtatgtatgtatgtatgtatgtatgtatgtatgtatgtatgtatgtatgtatgtatgtatgtatgtatgtatgtatgtatgtatgtatgtatgtatgtatgtatgtatgtatgtatgtatgtatgtatgtatgtatgtatgtatgtatgtatgtatgtatgtatgtatgtatgtatgtatgtatgtatgtatgtatgtatgtatgtatgtatgtatgtatgtatgtatgtatgtatgtatgtatgtatgtatgtatgtatgtatgtatgtatgtatgtatgtatgtatgtatgtatgtatgtatgtatgtatgtatgtatgtatgtatgtatgtatgtatgtatgtatgtatgtatgtatgtatgtatgtatgtatgtatgtatgtatgtatgtatgtatgtatgtatgtatgtatgtatgtatgtatgtatgtatgtatgtatgtatgtatgtatgtatgtatgtatgtatgtatgtatgtatgtatgtatgtatgtatgtatgtatgtatgtatgtatgtatgtatgtatgtatgtatgtatgtatgtatgtatgtatgtatgtatgtatgtatgtatgtatgtatgtatgtatgtatgtatgtatgtatgtatgtatgtatgtatgtatgtatgtatgtatgtatgtatgtatgtatgtatgtatgtatgtatgtatgtatgtatgtatgtatgtatgtatgtatgtatgtatgtatgtatgtatgtatgtatgtatgtatgtatgtatgtatgtatgtatgtatgtatgtatgtatgtatgtatgtatgtatgtatgtatgtatgtatgtatgtatgtatgtatgtatgtatgtatgtatgtatgtatgtatgtatgtatgtatgtatgtatgtatgtatgtatgtatgtatgtatgtatgtatgtatgtatgtatgtatgtatgtatgtatgtatgtatgtatgtatgtatgtatgtatgtatgtatgtatgtatgtatgtatgtatgtatgtatgtatgtatgtatgtatgtatgtatgtatgtatgtatgtatgtatgtatgtatgtatgtatgtatgtatgtatgtatgtatgtatgtatgtatgtatgtatgtatgtatgtatgtatgtatgtatgtatgtatgtatgtatgtatgtatgtatgtatgtatgtatgtatgtatgtatgtatgtatgtatgtatgtatgtatgtatgtatgtatgtatgtatgtatgtatgtagtatatgtatgtatgtatgtatgtatgtatgtatgtatgtatgtatgtatgtatgtatgtatgtatgtatgtatgtatgtatgtatgtatgtatgtatgtatgtatgtatgtatgtatgtatgtatgtatgtatgtatgtatgtatgtatgtatgtatgtatgtatgtatgtatgtatgtatgtatgtatgtatgtatgtatgtatgtatgtatgtatgtatgtatgtatgtatgtatgtatgtatgtatgtatgtatgtatgtatgtatgtatgtatgtatgtatgtatgtatgtatgtatgtatgtatgtatgtatgtatgtatgtatgtatgtatgtatgtatgtatgtatgtatgtatgtatgtatgtatgtatgtatgtatgtatgtatgtatgtatgtatgtatgtatgtatgtatgtatgtatgtatgtatgtatgtatgtatgtatgtatgtatgtatgtatgtatgtatgtatgtatgtatgtatgtatgtatgtatgtatgtatgtatgtatgtatgtatgtatgtatgtatgtatgtatgtatgtatgtatgtatgtatgtatgtatgtatgtatgtatgtatgtatgtatgtatgtatgtatgtatgtatgtatgtatgtatgtatgtatgtatgtatgtatgtatgtatgtatgtatgtatgtatgtatgtatgtatgtatgtatgtatgtatgtatgtatgtatgtatgtatgtatgtatgtatgtatgtatgtatgtatgtatgtatgtatgtatgtatgtatgtatgtatgtatgtatgtatgtatgtatgtatgtatgtatgtatgtatgtatgtatgtatgtatgtatgtatgtatgtatgtatgtatgtatgtatgtatgtatgtatgtatgtatgtatgtatgtatgtatgtatgtatgtatgtatgtatgtatgtatgtatgtatgtatgtatgtatgtatgtatgtatgtatgtatgtatgtatgtatgtatgtatgtatgtatgtatgtatgtatgtatgtatgtatgtatgtatgtatgtatgtatgtatgtatgtatgtatgtatgtatgtatgtatgtatgtatgtatgtatgtatgtatgtatgtatgtatgtatgtatgtatgtatgtatgtatgtatgtatgtatgtatgtatgtatgtatgtatgtatgtatgtatgtatgtatgtatgtatgtatgtatgtatgtatgtatgtatgtatgtatgtatgtatgtatgtatgtatgtatgtatgtatgtatgtatgtatgtatgtatgtatgtatgtatgtatgtatgtatgtatgtatgtatgtatgtatgtatgtatgtatgtatgtatgtatgtatgtatgtatgtatgtatgtatgtatgtatgtatgtatgtatgtatgtatgtatgtatgtatgtatgtatgtatgtatgtatgtatgtatgtatgtatgtatgtatgtatgtatgtatgtatgtatgtatgtatgtatgtatgtatgtatgtatgtatgtatgtatgtatgtatgtatgtatgtatgtatgtatgtatgtatgtatgtatgtatgtatgtatgtatgtatgtatgtatgtatgtatgtatgtatgtatgtatgtatgtatgtatgtatgtatgtatgtatgtatgtatgtatgtatgtatgtatgtatgtatgtatgtatgtatgtatgtatgtatgtatgtatgtatgtatgtatgtatgtatgtatgtatgtatgtatgtatgtatgtatgtatgtatgtatgtatgtatgtatgtatgtatgtatgtatgtatgtatgtatgtatgtatgtatgtatgtatgtatgtatgtatgtatgtatgtatgtatgtatgtatgtatgtatgtatgtatgtatgtatgtatgtatgtatgtatgtatgtatgtatgtatgtatgtatgtatgtatgtatgtatgtatgtatgtatgtatgtatgtatgtatgtatgtatgtatgtatgtatgtatgtatgtatgtatgtatgtatgtatgtatgtatgtatgtatgtatgtatgtatgtatgtatgtatgtatgtatgtatgtatgtatgtatgtatgtatgtatgtatgtatgtatgtatgtatgtatgtatgtatgtatgtatgtatgtatgtatgtatgtatgtatgtatgtatgtatgtatgtatgtatgtatgtatgtatgtatgtatgtatgtatgtatgtatgtatgtatgtatgtatgtatgtatgtatgtatgtatgtatgtatgtatgtatgtatgtatgtatgtatgtatgtatgtatgtatgtatgtatgtatgtatgtatgtatgtatgtatgtatgtatgtatgtatgtatgtatgtatgtatgtatgtatgtatgtatgtatgtatgtatgtatgtatgtatgtatgtatgtatgtatgtatgtatgtatgtatgtatgtatgtatgtatgtatgtatgtatgtatgtatgtatgtatgtatgtatgtatgtatgtatgtatgtatgtatgtatgtatgtatgtatgtatgtatgtatggtatGTAAGTACtgtactgtatgtatgtatagatatatgtatgtatgtatgtatgtatgtatgtatgtatgtatgtatgtatgtatgtatgtatgtatgtatgtatgtatgtatgtatgtatgtatgtatgtatgtatgtatgtatgtatgtatgtatgtatgtatgtatgtatgtatgtatgtatgtatgtatgtatgtatgtaagtatgtatgtatgtatgtatgtatgtatgtatgtatgtatgtatgtatgtatgtatgtatgtatgtatgtatgtatgtatgtaatgtatgtatgtcatgtatgtatgtatgtatgtatgtatgtatgtatgtatgtatgtatgtatgtatgtatgtatgtatgtatgtatgtatgtatgtatgtatgtatgtatgtatgtatgtatgtatgtatgtatgtatgtatgtatgtatgtatgtatgtatgtatgtatgtatgtatgtatgtatgtatgtatgtatgtatgtatgtatgtatgtatgtatgtatgtatgtatgtatgtatgtatgtatgtatgtatgtatgtatgtatgtatgtatgtatgtatgtatgtatgtatgtatgtatgtatgtatgtatgtatgtatgtagtatgtatgtatgtatgtctgtatgtatgtatgtatgtatgtatgtatgtatgtatgtatgtaagtatgtatgtatgtatgtatgtatgtatgtatgtatgtatgtatgtctgtaagtatgtatgtatgtatgtatgtatgtatgttgtatgtatgtatgtatgtatgtatgtatgtatgtatgtatgtatgtatgtatgtatgtatgtatgtatgtatgtatgtatgtatgtatgtatgtatgtatgtatgtatgtatgtatgtatgtatgtatgtatgtatgtatgtatgtatgtatgtatgtatgtatgtatgtatgtatgtatgtatgtatgtatgtatgtatgtatgtatgtatgtatgtatgtatgtatgtatgtatgtatgtatgtatgtatgtatgtatgtatgtatgtatgtatgttgtatgtatgtatgtatgtatgtatgtatgtatgtatgtatgtatgtatgtatgtatgtatgtatgtatgtatgtatgtatgtatgtatgtatgtatgtatgtatgtatgtatgtatgtatgtatgtatgttgtatgtatgtatgtatgtatgtatgtatgtatgtatgtatgtatgtatgtatgtatgtatgtatgtatgtatgtatgtatgtatgtatgtatgtatgtatgtatgtatgtatgtatgtatgtatgtatgtatgtatgtatgtatgtatgtatgtatgtatgtatgtatgtatgtatgtatgtatgtatgtatgtatgtatgtatgtatgtatgtatgtatgtatgtatgtatgtatgtatgtatgtatgtatgtatgtatgtatgtatgtatgtatgtatgtatgtatgtatgtatgtatgtatgtatgtatgtatgtatgtatgtatgtatgtatgtatgtatgtatgtatgtatgtatgtatgtatgtatgtatgtatgtatgtatgtatgtatgtatgtatgtatgtatgtatgtatgtatgtatgtatgtatgtatgtatgtatgtatgtatgtatgtatgtatgtatgtatgtatgtatgtatgtatgtatgtatgtatgtatgtatgtatgtatgtatgtatgtatgtatgtatgtatgtatgtatgtatgtatgtatgtatgtatgtatgtatgtatgtatgtatgtatgtatgtatgtatgtatgtatgtatgtatgtatgtatgtatgtatgtatgtatgtatgtatgtatgtatgtatgtatgtatgtatgtatgtatgtatgtatgtatgtatgtatgtatgtatgtatgtatgtaatgtatgtatgtatgtatgtatgtatgtatgtatgtatgtatgtatgtatgtatgtatgtatgtatgtatgtatgtatgtatgtatgtatgtatgtatgtatgtatgtatgtatgtatgtatgtatgtatgtatgtatgtatgtatgtatgtatgtatgtatgtatgtatgtatgtatgtatgtatgtatgtatgtatgtatgtatgtatgtatgtatgtatgtatgtatgtatgtatgtatgtatgtatgtatgtatgtatgtatgtatgtatgtatgtatgtatgtatgtatgtatgtatgtatgtatgtatgtatgtatgtatgtatgtatgtatgtatgtatgtatgtatatgtatgtatgtatgtatgtatgtatgtatgtatgtatgtatgtatgtatgtaatgtatgtatgtatgtatgtatgtatgtatgtatgtatgtatgtatgtatgtatgtatgtatgtatgtatgtatgtatgtatgtatgtatgtatgtatgtatgtatgtatgtatgtatgtatgtatgtatgtatgtatgtatgtatgtatgtatgtatgtatgtcatgTCATGTcatgacatacatatgtatgtatgtatgtatgtatgtatgtatgtatgtatgtatgtatgtatgtatgtatgtatgtatgtatgtatgtatgtatgtatgtatgtatgtatgtatgtatgtatgtatgtatgtatgtatgtatgtatgtatgtatgtatgtatgtatgtatgtatgtatgtatgtatgtatgtatgtatgtatgtatgtatgtatgtatgtatgtatgtatgtatgtatgtatgtatgtatgtatgtatgtatgtatgtatgtatgtatgtatgtatgtatgtatgtatgtatgtatgtcatgtatgtatgtatgtatgtatgtatgtatgtatgtatgtatgtatgtatgtatgtatgtatgtatgtatgtatgtatgtatgtatgtatgtatgtatgtatgtatgtatgtaatagtatgtatgtatgtatgtatgtatgtatgtatgtatgtatgtatgtatgtatgtatgtatgtatgtatgtatgtatgtatgtatgtatgtatgtatgtatgtatgtatgtatgtatgtatgtatgtatgtatgtatgtatgtatgtatgtatgtatgtatgtatgtatgtatgtatgtatgtatgtatgtatgtatgtatgtatgtatgtatgatgtatgtatgtatgtatgtatgtatgtatgtatgtatgtatgtatgtatgtatgtatgtatgtatgtatgtatgtatgtatgtatgtatgtatgtatgtatgtatgtatgtatgtatgtatgtatgtactgtatgtatgtatgtatgtatgtatgtatgtatgtatgtatgtatgtatgtatgtatgtatgtatgtatgtatgtatgtatgtatgtatgtatgtatgtatgtatgtatgtatgtatgtatgtatgtatgtatgtagtatgtatgtatgtatgtatgtaatgtatgtatgtatgtatgtatgtatgtatgtatgtatgtatgtatgtatgtatgtatgtatgtatgtatgtatgtatgtatgtatgtatgtatgtatgtatgtatgtatgtatgtatgtatgtatgtatgtatgtatgtatgtatgtatgtatgtatgtatgtatgtatgtatgtatgtatgtatgtatgtatgtatgtatgtatgtatgtatgtatgtatgtatgtatgtatgtatgtatgtatgtatgtatgtatgtaagtactgTACAGTACATGACATGTCATAAGTATGTCATGTCAGTCagtactgtatgtatgtatgtatgtatgtatgtctgtctgtatgtatgtaagtacttatgtatgtatgtatgtatgtatgtatgtatgtatgtatgtatgtatgtatgtatgtatgtatgtatgtatgtatgtatgtatgtatgtatgtatgtatgtatgtatgtatgtatgtatgtatgtatgtatgtatgtatgtatgtatgtatgtatgtatgtatgtatgtatgtatgtatgtatgtatgtatgtatgtatgtatgtatgtatgtatgtatgtatgtatgtatgtatgtagtatgtatgtatgtatgtatgtatgtatgtatgtatgtatgtatgtatgtatgtatgtatgtatgtatgtatgtatgtatgtatgtatgtatgtatgtatgtatgtatgtatgtatgtatgtatgtatgtatgtatgtatgtatgtatgtatgtatgtatgtatgtatgtatgtatgtatgtatgtatgtatgtatgtatgtatgtatgtatgtatgtatgtatgtatgtatgtatgtatgtatgtatgtatgtatgtatgtatgtatgtatgtatgtatgtatgtatgtatgtatgtatgtatgtatgtatgtatgtatgtatgtatgtatgtatgtatgtatgtatgtatgtatgtatgtatgtatgtatgtatgtatgtatgtatgtatgtatgtatgtatgtatgtatgtatgtatgtatgtatgtatgtatgtatgtatgtatgtatgtatgtatgtatgtatgtatgtatgtatgtatgtatgtatgtatgtatgtatgtatgtatgtatgtatgtatgtatgtatgtatgtatgtatgtatgtatgtatgtatgtatgtatgtatgtatgtatgtatgtatgtatgtatgtatgtatgtatgtatgtatgtatgtatgtatgtatgtatgtatgtatgtatgtatgtattgtgagGCTATCAGATTTCAAGATGATTATATTTCCAATTGGgtt comes from Calliphora vicina unplaced genomic scaffold, idCalVici1.1 scaffold_102, whole genome shotgun sequence and encodes:
- the LOC135963041 gene encoding exportin-1-like, giving the protein MAMLSTDEASKLLDFSQKLDINLLDRIVECLYTSQGEQLRLAQDILTTLKEHPDAWTRVDSILEFSQNQQTKYYALQILEEVIKTRWKILPRNQCEGIKKYVVGLIIKTSSDAATMEANKVYLNKLNIILVQILKREWPRNWETFISDIVGASKTNESLCKNNMIILKNLSEEVFDFSPGQITQTKAKHLKDTMCSEFSQIFQLCSFVLESSMNAPLIQVTLETLLRFLNWIPLGYIFETTLIETLIFKFLSVPMFRNVTLKCLSEIAGLTVPDYNENFANLFKDTMTQLDQMINQNTSMNHIYANGCDSEQEFVQNLAMFLCTFLKEHGKLVEDVKYVDYLNQALLYLVMISEVEDVEVFKICLEYWNSLVEDLYTSESFGGGSNVHLGQTLARRNAAFPRRRFYSEILSKVRYIMISRMAKPEEVLVVENENGEVVREFMKDTNAINLYKNMREALVFLTHLDYGDTERIMTMKLLNQVNGTEFSWKNLNTLCWAIGSISGKYCMIF